TCATACAGGCAATGGGACATCTTGGATACAAAGACTGCCATACGTGGGCGCTGCTCCGGAAAATACAGATCAAATTCCATCTGATAAGGTGTAGCTATCAAAGTCTGGAAATAATCATGAATTTTCTCCTTAGGAATCATAAAACCTTCCAGATCCCATTTCAAGCGCATGAAAAAACGATTGACACTCCGGTCGACATGTTGTTCCAGTGATAATATGTTTCCCTTATTACTGTGGATAAATTCTGTAACTTTTGAAACAATCCCCGGTTGATCGGGGCAATGAATAAGTATGATTGCAGTCATTTAAAAATATGATATATCAACCCGATTACAATTTGAAAGTTTATATGTAAACACCAACAAAATTTATCACCAACCGGATCGGTTTTTATACAAATTTCCCGGCAAAGATAAGAAATATCGGTAATTGTTTGGTTGTCGACTTAAAAACCAAAATACCAGGTAGCGATGGAAAAATAAATCAGTACCCCGGTTATATCGGAAATGGATGTAATAAGCGGTGCACTTGCCGTGGCAGGGTCTAATTTCAATTTGGTAAAAATAAACGGCAGGGTCAGCCCGATCAGACTTCCCGTCATCACCGTCAACACCATGGTGGCAGCTACCACTACGATTACTTCCGGAGCCCTGAAACTGGCAATGATGGATACACCAATTGCCATGGTAATTCCTAACAACAAAGAGACAACAATCTCTTTACCCAGTAACCTGAACCAATCTCTCATATGCACATCTCCGATGGCAATAGAACGGATCATCAATGTCGCAGACTGGGAGCCGGCATTACCTCCGCTACCGATCAGTAGCGGCAAAAAGAAAACCAGAGATACTATAGACTGGATGATATTTTCATAAAATGAGATGGCCGCACCTGAAAAAACATTCATGAACACCAGTGCCGTTAGCCAAAATACTCGTTGTTTATACAAATACCCTATTCTAGCCTTCAACGGATTAATAATGGCTTCCTGAAAGGAACCGAACTTATGGAAGTCCTCAGTGCTTTCTTCTTCAGCAACATCCATCACGTCGTCAATAGTAACGATTCCCAGCAATGTTCCATCCGTATCCACTACAGGTAAAGCGACTCTGTCATAATCCCGGAAAATCTTAATTGCTACTTCCTGGTCATCAAAAGCGTTTAGTGCTACAAACTTATGATCAATCAATTCGGATATTTTCTGGCCGGGTGAGGCAAGAATGATCTCTTTGATCCTTATATCATCAATCAGTTTCCATTGTTGATCAACGACATAAATCACATTCAGGGTTTCTGAATCACGTCCAAACCTCCGGATATGCTCCAAAGCTTCTTCCACAGTCTCATAAGGCTTTATAGCCACATATTCCGGCGTCATCAAACGTCCGATACTGTCTTCCGGATAACCGAGGAGCCTGGTGGCAATCATACGCTCTTTGGCCGAAAGCAACTGTACCAGACGCTGGCTTATTTTTCCGGGCAATTCCTCAAAAAAAGCAGTTCTATCATCCGGATCCAAGTCATTCAATAAACTTGTAATGATATTGCTGTACGTAGCAAGGCCTTCTATGATTTCCTCCTGTTTGTCATGTGAAAGATATTGGAACGTCTCCTTTGCATGTTCACGGGTTAAAAGGCGGAATACAAAAATTTCGTCGGATTTGGACATTTCCTCAATCACTTCAGCCAATTGAAGTGGTTCGAGTTCAGTTAGTTCTCTCTTTAAAATTTTCCAGCTTTTGTTTTCAATCAGTTCTTGAAAATGTGCTCTGATTTCATTCATCATTTGGTCTCCTTACATTTAGCTCCGTAAGAAAACCGAAAAGGCCACTTACAGAGGAGTTTAATACTTTCTTTCTCTACAATTCGGATATGGGCCTTCGTCCATGGTTATATGTTTTGGTTACTAATAATGATTTTTGGATATTCTCCCAAAAACCGCCGCAAAGGTATAAAATATAATCAAGACTCGAACAACAAATATTTATTATTCTTTTTTTATCAATACATGTAATACATATGAAATTACAGGATAGAAAATACCCTGAATGCTGTTTTAAATACCTGTATTGCATTCAGGGCATTTCCGTTCAAATCCAAAATTTCTCAAACGATCATCAATATAAAAATTGATAATTCATCCCGGATCAAACCAAATTCACCGGCCCAGTATACTTTTCCTGTAGGTATGAAAATTTATGAGTGAGCATTTTATATACTTTTTAGAGGGGGTAATATCCCGTCTACCCGGATAAGCAGAAAAAATCAAAGACCTACCCGATACAAATTTTCATTTTCTCAGGGCATAGATCAGTTCATCCGTTAATTCTCCGTTCTTGATCAATACTCCTTCAAATCTGGCCTCAAGTACAAAACCGGCTTTTTCCAGAATATGTTGTGACTTCCTGTTAGAGCCAAACGGCCGGGCGAAAATCCGCGTAATATCAAATGTCTTAAATCCATAGTCGACAATTCGGCATATGGCCTCACTCATGATCCCTCTTCCCCAGTAGGTTTCGGAAAGCCAATAACCTATCTCCGCATTTTTACGGTGAATATCCGTTTGTGGAAATATTCCGATAGAACCGACGGCTTCCCGGTCTGCTTCAATGGCAAATATCCTTACCGGATCATCCGAAATCGCCACAGACAAAAATTCCCTCCCACTTTCATGAGTATAAGGATTCGGGAATTGATCCGACAGGAACCGGGCTACATGAACATTATCGGCATGTTTGACCAAACTGTCCAGATCGGTTTCCTGCCATTTTCGTAATTTAAATTCCATCATTCAGATATATCAAATCAACCTTTATCGGCTAAAAATAAGAAAAATATTAAATGCTTCGAAATATATTCTACTTTTGCAGTTTACGAATTTAAAACCTATCAAAATGAACCATTTTCTTTCAAAGATCATCTTATTGACAATTACCATCACAACACTATTTTCAGCCTGCAGTAATAATGAAAAATATACCCTGGAGTACCATCTCTCCAAAGGAGACGTTTTCAAGCAACAAATGACCATGGATATGTTGCTGACCCAGAAAATGCAGGGACAAGAAATAAAAATATCCACTCTGATGACCATGGACATACATTATGATGTGACTGATGTACAAGATGATATCTATATGATGGATATGAAATTTGACGGCATAAAAATGGATATGGATATGGGTGTTATGAAAATGTCTTTTGACTCCAATACTACCGAGACCACAGCCACAGCGAATAATCTGAGTCCCATGTTCAAAGCCATTGTCGGACAATCTTTTCAGATGACGGTAAACAAAAAGGGCAAAATCCAATCAATCAGCGGCTTTGAGAACATGATCACAGCCATGATCAGTGCATTGGACGGAGGCATGGATGAATCCACCAAACAACAAATTGTCGCTCAATTCGGACAACAGTTTTCCGACGAAAAAATGAAGTCAATGTTTGAACAAATCTCTGCATATTTTCCGGAAAATCAGGTTGCAATCGGTGAAAGCTGGCAGGCAGACATGATGGTCAACAACAACCAGTTCAACATGAATGCCAATATGAACATGAAGCTGAAAGAAGTTAAAGATCAAGTTGCAATTG
This window of the Bacteroidales bacterium genome carries:
- the mgtE gene encoding magnesium transporter, producing the protein MNEIRAHFQELIENKSWKILKRELTELEPLQLAEVIEEMSKSDEIFVFRLLTREHAKETFQYLSHDKQEEIIEGLATYSNIITSLLNDLDPDDRTAFFEELPGKISQRLVQLLSAKERMIATRLLGYPEDSIGRLMTPEYVAIKPYETVEEALEHIRRFGRDSETLNVIYVVDQQWKLIDDIRIKEIILASPGQKISELIDHKFVALNAFDDQEVAIKIFRDYDRVALPVVDTDGTLLGIVTIDDVMDVAEEESTEDFHKFGSFQEAIINPLKARIGYLYKQRVFWLTALVFMNVFSGAAISFYENIIQSIVSLVFFLPLLIGSGGNAGSQSATLMIRSIAIGDVHMRDWFRLLGKEIVVSLLLGITMAIGVSIIASFRAPEVIVVVAATMVLTVMTGSLIGLTLPFIFTKLKLDPATASAPLITSISDITGVLIYFSIATWYFGF
- a CDS encoding GNAT family N-acetyltransferase; amino-acid sequence: MMEFKLRKWQETDLDSLVKHADNVHVARFLSDQFPNPYTHESGREFLSVAISDDPVRIFAIEADREAVGSIGIFPQTDIHRKNAEIGYWLSETYWGRGIMSEAICRIVDYGFKTFDITRIFARPFGSNRKSQHILEKAGFVLEARFEGVLIKNGELTDELIYALRK
- a CDS encoding DUF6263 family protein; amino-acid sequence: MNHFLSKIILLTITITTLFSACSNNEKYTLEYHLSKGDVFKQQMTMDMLLTQKMQGQEIKISTLMTMDIHYDVTDVQDDIYMMDMKFDGIKMDMDMGVMKMSFDSNTTETTATANNLSPMFKAIVGQSFQMTVNKKGKIQSISGFENMITAMISALDGGMDESTKQQIVAQFGQQFSDEKMKSMFEQISAYFPENQVAIGESWQADMMVNNNQFNMNANMNMKLKEVKDQVAIVEIHGTISTPEGGISQQVQGMESNITMSGKQEGIVKIDMKTGFPVSNEITQDINGETSIMGMKIPMSIISKITTKEVK